The following proteins come from a genomic window of Geminicoccaceae bacterium SCSIO 64248:
- a CDS encoding DUF6504 family protein, producing MQRVVSVFLPTWPIDRLRLPVEPSPRPLILAGARNGRRVVTAAAPSALRRGIRIGMPVGQAQAMVPDLDMRPADPRGDRAALERLATWCVRYAPVAAADPPDGVVIDTTGASHLQGGEAALVEDLARRLRRAGLEARIALAGTWGAAWAVARFGASGAIVPDSRLDAALTDLPVAALRIGDDVRTLLHRLGLERIGDLLALPRASIALRVGEALLRRLDQAFGRGDDPIAPIVPPTTPHARLTFAEPIGHEAGLALAVDRLASGLCRQLERRGAGARRLDLICIRTDGRIHAIRAGAALATRDPRHVARLFRERLEAVDAGVGGVETVTLSASLTETLTASQDRLGREGPKPADLGAMVDRIAGRIGAGRIYRLAPVESDIPERSQRRIAPLARAGGSTWPSRLERPERIFDPPQPVDAMALLPDHPPIRFVWRGRQHRVAHADGPERVFGEWWRSAEELASVRDYFRVEDQDGRRFWLFRTGDGLDPATGDMRWYLQGVFG from the coding sequence ATGCAACGGGTCGTCTCGGTCTTCCTCCCGACCTGGCCGATCGATCGGCTGCGCCTGCCGGTCGAGCCGTCGCCTAGACCTTTGATCCTGGCAGGCGCGCGGAACGGCCGGCGCGTGGTGACCGCCGCTGCTCCGTCCGCCCTGCGCCGGGGCATCCGGATCGGCATGCCGGTCGGCCAGGCCCAGGCCATGGTGCCGGATCTCGACATGCGTCCGGCCGATCCAAGGGGCGATCGCGCCGCGCTCGAGCGCCTGGCCACGTGGTGCGTGCGCTACGCGCCGGTCGCGGCCGCGGATCCGCCGGACGGCGTGGTGATCGACACGACCGGCGCCTCGCACCTGCAAGGCGGCGAGGCCGCGCTTGTCGAGGACTTGGCCCGGCGCCTGCGGCGCGCCGGCCTCGAGGCGCGCATCGCCCTGGCGGGAACCTGGGGCGCCGCCTGGGCGGTCGCCCGATTCGGCGCGTCCGGGGCGATCGTGCCGGACAGCCGGCTCGACGCCGCCCTGACCGATCTTCCGGTCGCGGCGCTGCGCATCGGGGACGACGTCCGAACCCTCCTGCATCGCCTTGGCCTGGAACGCATCGGCGACCTCCTGGCCCTGCCGCGCGCCTCCATCGCGCTCCGCGTGGGCGAGGCCCTGCTGCGCCGCCTGGATCAGGCCTTCGGCCGGGGAGACGATCCGATCGCGCCGATCGTGCCGCCCACGACACCCCATGCCCGTCTGACGTTCGCCGAGCCGATCGGTCACGAGGCCGGACTTGCCCTGGCCGTGGACCGGCTCGCCTCCGGACTCTGCAGGCAACTCGAGCGTCGGGGAGCGGGTGCGCGCCGTCTCGATCTGATCTGCATCCGCACGGACGGCCGGATCCACGCGATCCGTGCAGGAGCCGCCCTGGCGACGCGCGATCCCCGTCACGTCGCGCGTCTGTTCCGCGAGCGCCTCGAGGCGGTCGATGCCGGCGTCGGCGGCGTCGAGACCGTGACCCTGTCCGCCTCCTTGACCGAAACGCTCACCGCCTCGCAGGATCGGCTGGGCCGGGAGGGACCGAAACCGGCTGATCTCGGCGCGATGGTCGACCGTATCGCAGGCCGGATCGGCGCTGGCCGCATCTACCGCCTGGCGCCGGTCGAGAGCGACATCCCCGAGCGCTCGCAGCGCCGGATCGCGCCCCTGGCTCGAGCGGGCGGCTCGACCTGGCCGTCCCGGCTGGAGCGGCCGGAGCGGATCTTCGACCCGCCCCAGCCGGTCGACGCCATGGCGCTCCTGCCCGATCACCCGCCGATCCGCTTCGTCTGGCGCGGCCGGCAACATCGCGTCGCCCACGCGGACGGGCCCGAACGGGTCTTCGGCGAATGGTGGCGCAGCGCCGAGGAGCTTGCCTCGGTGCGCGACTATTTCCGGGTCGAGGACCAGGACGGCAGGCGCTTCTGGCTGTTCCGCACAGGCGATGGCCTCGATCCCGCGACGGGGGACATGCGCTGGTACCTGCAAGGCGTGTTCGGATGA
- a CDS encoding damage-inducible mutagenesis protein, with product MSRSAVDPVLLDLRRRVRALERPGSAGRQAALPFGIGAIDAHLPAGGLALGCLHEVVSGGRDRAQGALAARFVAGILARLEGPVLWCLSCRDLFAPALATVGLHPDRVLFAETGSDAAVLPAAEEGLRHAGLAGVVAESTRLGLTTGRRLQLAASRSGTTALVLRRSRYDRDEPVIRPSAAVTRWRVSPLPSQAAPLPGLARALWHLELTRCRNGVAASWIVEACDATGRLGLPPDLADRSAAPAGRAVA from the coding sequence TTGTCCCGTTCCGCCGTCGATCCCGTTCTGCTCGATCTGCGCCGCCGCGTCCGTGCGCTGGAGCGGCCGGGCTCGGCAGGCCGGCAGGCCGCCCTGCCCTTCGGCATCGGCGCGATCGATGCGCATCTTCCGGCCGGCGGCCTTGCGCTTGGCTGCCTGCACGAGGTCGTGAGCGGCGGCCGGGACCGTGCCCAGGGCGCCCTGGCCGCTCGTTTCGTTGCCGGCATCCTGGCCCGGCTGGAGGGGCCGGTCCTGTGGTGCCTGTCCTGTCGCGATCTGTTCGCGCCGGCTTTGGCCACGGTCGGCCTGCATCCCGATCGCGTGCTCTTTGCCGAGACCGGCAGCGACGCCGCCGTGCTGCCGGCCGCCGAGGAAGGCCTGCGCCATGCCGGCCTGGCCGGGGTGGTGGCCGAAAGCACGCGTCTCGGCCTCACGACGGGACGGCGCCTGCAGCTGGCCGCCTCGCGTTCGGGCACCACCGCCCTGGTCCTGCGCCGCAGCCGTTACGATCGGGACGAACCGGTCATCCGGCCGAGCGCGGCCGTGACCCGCTGGCGCGTGTCGCCGCTGCCTTCGCAGGCGGCGCCTCTGCCCGGCCTGGCCCGGGCGCTCTGGCATCTCGAGCTGACACGCTGCCGCAACGGCGTGGCGGCCTCATGGATCGTGGAGGCATGCGATGCAACGGGTCGTCTCGGTCTTCCTCCCGACCTGGCCGATCGATCGGCTGCGCCTGCCGGTCGAGCCGTCGCCTAG
- a CDS encoding flagellar basal body P-ring protein FlgI, whose translation MRTALHALLAAIVALMPLSGLAATVRLKDIVDVEGVRGNDLVGYGLIVGLNGTGDSLRNVPYTTESLVNLLERLGVNVSGETVQAKNVAAVMVTATLPAFARTGSQIDITVSAVGDAKSLLGGTLVLTPLLAADGQVYAVAQGTILAGGFDVRGEAASVTRGVPTSGSIPGGARVEREVAFALNDLRTLRLALRDPDFTTAGRIEAVVNREVGEPAARMLDPGTVEITVPGRFGDRIAGFVASVETLEIVPDQPARVVVDQRSGTIVVGANVRLSEVAISQGNLTVKVTETPQVSQPNPFSNGDSIVVPRTGIDVDTGAAGKVAMLREGATLAELVEGLNALGVGPRDLIDILGAIKTAGALHADLVVR comes from the coding sequence ATGCGAACCGCCCTCCATGCGCTCCTCGCGGCGATCGTCGCGCTCATGCCTCTGTCCGGCCTGGCCGCGACCGTCCGGCTCAAGGACATCGTCGACGTCGAGGGCGTGCGCGGCAACGACCTCGTCGGCTACGGCCTGATCGTCGGCCTGAACGGCACCGGCGACTCCCTGCGCAACGTGCCCTATACGACGGAATCCCTGGTCAATCTCCTGGAAAGGCTCGGGGTCAATGTCAGCGGCGAGACGGTGCAGGCGAAGAACGTCGCGGCCGTCATGGTGACCGCGACCCTGCCCGCCTTCGCCCGGACCGGCTCCCAGATCGACATCACGGTGTCCGCCGTCGGCGACGCCAAGAGCCTCCTGGGCGGCACGCTGGTGCTCACGCCCCTGCTCGCCGCCGACGGGCAGGTCTACGCCGTGGCCCAGGGCACCATCCTGGCCGGAGGCTTCGACGTCCGCGGCGAGGCCGCCTCGGTCACCCGCGGCGTACCGACATCGGGCTCGATCCCGGGCGGCGCGCGCGTCGAGCGCGAGGTTGCCTTCGCCCTGAACGACCTGAGGACGCTTCGCCTTGCCTTGCGCGACCCCGACTTCACGACCGCCGGGCGGATCGAGGCCGTCGTGAACCGCGAGGTCGGCGAGCCCGCGGCGCGCATGCTCGATCCCGGCACGGTCGAGATCACCGTGCCCGGCCGCTTCGGCGACCGGATCGCCGGCTTCGTCGCCAGTGTCGAGACTCTCGAGATCGTACCGGACCAGCCGGCCCGTGTCGTGGTCGACCAGCGCAGCGGCACCATCGTGGTCGGCGCCAATGTGCGCCTGTCCGAGGTCGCGATCAGCCAGGGCAATCTGACCGTCAAGGTGACCGAGACGCCCCAGGTCTCGCAGCCCAACCCCTTTAGCAACGGCGACAGCATCGTGGTTCCCCGCACCGGCATCGACGTCGACACGGGCGCCGCCGGCAAGGTCGCCATGCTGCGCGAGGGCGCGACGCTGGCCGAGCTGGTCGAGGGCCTGAACGCGCTGGGGGTCGGACCGCGCGACCTCATCGACATCCTGGGCGCGATCAAGACGGCCGGCGCCCTCCATGCCGATCTGGTCGTCCGTTAG
- a CDS encoding flagellin — MPLSLDGPSTQVGARRTAGRIADLQVRLGIATQEVSTGTKADASGELGARTSVLLGLRAAHARAGQYQAGGALLSARLDGMHAALSGMREATGTLAARAEAALGRGDALSLDTVRRDAIDALETVQRLLNTSVAGRHLFAGSAIERAPLPGGPDAEGFLDATIQAHAAGGTVGSTEIGALIDDLDATFDDSHADPARRFSTVYYAGADPDEPPLAARIDEASEVAYGVKASDPALRDLLQGLRMLAGIGPGDARMSEEAHVTFVREGASRLQRGLDGLDGLVLATGRNQATVANGRERLEDARALYNNQIVELEGRDPYEASLRLTALEQQMEATFAVTARLADLSLLRYLR, encoded by the coding sequence ATGCCGCTCTCTCTCGACGGGCCGTCGACCCAGGTCGGCGCGCGCCGCACGGCCGGGCGCATCGCCGATCTTCAGGTCCGCCTGGGCATCGCGACGCAGGAGGTCTCGACCGGCACCAAGGCGGATGCGAGCGGCGAGCTGGGGGCACGCACCTCCGTCCTGCTCGGGTTGCGCGCCGCGCACGCCCGCGCCGGCCAGTACCAGGCCGGCGGCGCTCTTCTGTCCGCGCGGCTGGACGGCATGCACGCCGCCCTTTCCGGCATGCGCGAGGCGACCGGCACCCTGGCGGCCCGGGCCGAGGCCGCGCTCGGCCGCGGCGACGCGCTGAGCCTGGACACGGTGCGCCGGGACGCCATCGACGCGCTCGAGACCGTGCAGCGTCTTTTGAACACCTCGGTCGCGGGCCGCCATCTGTTCGCGGGCTCCGCGATCGAGCGTGCGCCTCTGCCGGGCGGTCCCGATGCCGAGGGTTTCCTCGACGCCACGATCCAGGCCCACGCCGCCGGCGGCACGGTCGGCAGCACCGAGATCGGCGCGCTGATCGACGACCTGGACGCCACGTTCGACGACAGCCACGCCGATCCGGCGCGGCGCTTCAGCACAGTCTACTACGCAGGCGCCGATCCGGACGAGCCGCCACTTGCGGCCAGGATCGACGAGGCGTCCGAGGTCGCCTACGGCGTCAAGGCCAGCGATCCGGCGCTGCGCGACCTGCTCCAGGGCCTGCGCATGCTGGCCGGGATCGGGCCCGGCGATGCCCGCATGAGCGAGGAGGCCCATGTGACCTTCGTGCGCGAGGGCGCGAGCCGTCTGCAACGGGGCCTGGACGGTCTGGACGGGCTCGTCCTCGCGACCGGCCGGAACCAGGCGACGGTTGCGAACGGCAGGGAACGGCTCGAGGACGCGCGGGCTTTGTACAACAACCAGATCGTCGAGCTCGAGGGGCGCGACCCCTACGAGGCCTCGTTGCGGCTGACGGCGCTGGAGCAGCAGATGGAGGCGACCTTTGCCGTCACCGCCCGCCTCGCCGATCTCAGCCTGCTCCGCTATCTGCGCTAG
- the flgK gene encoding flagellar hook-associated protein FlgK: MSLSTAFSIASTGLRATARQADIAAGNIANAQVEGYVRKEAGLATRVTAGVGGGVDIAAIRRPVDAALARDARRETGAEAALDVRADALKTYATELGQPADERSPASAMARLETAFVALSSTPELASAQRDVLDAASGLVSSLGRASAAALRRRQEADDAIASDVALINRSLEELSGVNDQIKLGTHGGRDVTALEDRRDQLIDTIGERIPLAVIRREPNDVLLVTEQGIPVFDGRPAEVAFRPTPAMPAAASYAPDAVEPGRVGVLSGLTIDGRDVAPGSGDPQAIGGGRLAGLFAVRDRDMPLVQDQLDHLAAAVIDRFQDPATDPSLTGGAPGLFTDGGAAGDTANPAALPGLALRIAVNATVDPAQGGALWRIRDGIGAATPANAGADAQTLRFLQAFEAPLTLPDGLGLATPTTLRGLGDAVVTAQQTRRADVQARADAQAGIARTLRDARDSVAGVDVDAELQKLLQIEQAYAANAMVVQTANRMLDTLMEMT, encoded by the coding sequence ATGAGCCTGAGCACGGCCTTCTCGATCGCCTCGACCGGCCTGCGCGCCACGGCACGCCAGGCCGACATCGCGGCCGGCAACATCGCCAATGCCCAGGTCGAAGGCTATGTCCGCAAGGAGGCGGGCCTGGCCACGCGCGTGACCGCCGGCGTCGGCGGCGGCGTCGACATCGCGGCGATCCGCCGACCGGTCGATGCCGCCCTCGCCCGCGACGCACGGCGCGAGACGGGCGCCGAAGCGGCCCTTGACGTGCGCGCCGACGCGCTGAAGACCTATGCGACCGAGCTCGGCCAGCCGGCGGACGAGCGGTCGCCCGCCTCGGCCATGGCGCGCCTGGAGACCGCCTTCGTCGCCCTGTCCAGCACGCCCGAGCTTGCCTCGGCGCAGCGCGACGTGCTCGACGCCGCATCGGGCCTGGTTTCCAGCCTCGGCCGGGCGTCGGCGGCGGCGCTTCGCCGGCGCCAGGAGGCGGACGACGCGATCGCGTCCGACGTCGCCCTGATCAACCGCTCCCTCGAGGAGCTGTCGGGCGTCAACGACCAGATCAAGCTGGGCACCCATGGCGGGCGCGACGTCACGGCGCTCGAGGACCGCCGCGACCAGTTGATCGATACGATCGGCGAGCGCATCCCGCTCGCCGTCATCCGCCGCGAGCCGAACGACGTCCTGCTCGTGACCGAGCAGGGCATCCCCGTGTTCGACGGCCGGCCGGCCGAGGTCGCCTTCCGCCCGACGCCGGCCATGCCCGCGGCGGCCAGCTACGCGCCCGATGCTGTCGAGCCCGGCCGCGTCGGCGTCCTGTCCGGCCTGACCATCGACGGCCGCGACGTCGCTCCCGGATCGGGCGATCCGCAGGCGATCGGCGGTGGGCGGCTGGCCGGCCTCTTCGCCGTGCGCGACCGGGACATGCCGCTCGTCCAGGACCAGCTCGACCACCTCGCCGCCGCGGTCATCGACCGCTTCCAGGATCCCGCGACCGATCCGAGCCTGACGGGCGGCGCGCCCGGCCTGTTCACCGACGGCGGCGCGGCTGGCGACACCGCGAACCCGGCCGCCCTTCCCGGACTGGCGCTGCGCATCGCCGTCAACGCGACGGTCGACCCAGCGCAGGGCGGCGCCTTGTGGCGGATCCGCGACGGCATCGGCGCGGCGACGCCCGCCAATGCCGGCGCCGACGCGCAGACGCTTCGCTTCCTCCAGGCCTTCGAAGCCCCGCTCACGCTGCCCGACGGCCTTGGCCTCGCGACCCCGACCACCTTGCGCGGCCTCGGCGACGCCGTGGTGACCGCGCAGCAGACCCGGCGGGCCGACGTCCAGGCGCGCGCGGATGCCCAGGCGGGCATCGCCCGGACGCTGCGCGATGCCCGGGACAGCGTCGCCGGCGTCGACGTCGACGCCGAATTGCAGAAGCTCTTGCAGATCGAGCAGGCTTACGCCGCGAACGCCATGGTCGTCCAGACGGCGAACCGCATGCTCGACACCCTGATGGAGATGACCTGA